The following proteins come from a genomic window of Miscanthus floridulus cultivar M001 chromosome 2, ASM1932011v1, whole genome shotgun sequence:
- the LOC136537261 gene encoding pre-mRNA-processing ATP-dependent RNA helicase prp5-like: protein MCEPPCAPVPKDVERRAENRAHVEVYKERKDAEEARRKRKSLKRDELEKRRREQRHDGLPVEPSPSSSSMDFSSDDGESEAGRGPLDDLPDVRETAPRASATGLVSLGGGGEDASRLAIAHPGAEADTPEIRVSGKRAISPMGSTTEVERATAGVTQPPPQRVEGASNRKRQAEAPALAPRKALRVSTSSTARWVVDVQVALWCGAASARADPKEPVAQGEATEAAMMQAGEEAPTPREAEAIESGEAEVPSIAEVIEGEVEAPRTFKAEVAEAGASRASEAEVADAGAPRNIEAEVAEAGAPGTTEAESLTFVLPIQELEARSLEKSMFLQRERDVWD, encoded by the exons atgtgcgagcctccctgcGCGCCCGTTCCCAAGGATGTAGAGCGGCGAGCGGAGAACAGGGCGCACGTCGAGGTGTACAAGGAgcggaaggacgccgaggaggcaaggcgcaagaggaagagcctcaAGCGTGACGAACTGGAGAAACGTCGCCGGGAAcagaggcacgacggtctcccggtggagccgTCTCCATCATCGTCGTCGATGGATTTTTCGAGCGACGACGGCGAGAGCGAGGCGGGTCGGGGTCCCCTGGATGACCTTCCTGACGTCAGGGAGACGGCGCCCAGGGCGTCGGCGACCGGCCTGGtgtctctaggaggaggaggagaggacgcctcgaGGCTGGCGATCGCCcaccccggggccgaggccgacacgcccgagataCGGGTGTCGGGGAAGCGTGCCATtagcccgatgggctcgacgacggaggtggagcgagcgacggcGGGGGTGACTCAACCGCCTccgcagagggtcgagggggcgtcGAA CCGAAAGCGTCAGGCGGAAGCGCCCGCCctggcgccacgtaaggcgctcagggtgagcaccagctccaccgcccgatGGGTGGTGGACGTGCAGGTCGCCCTGTGGTgtggcgcggcgtcggccagggccgacccaaaggagccggtcgcccaaggagaggctaccgaggcagCCATGATGcaggcgggggaggaggcgcctacaCCCCGCGAGGCCGAGGCCATCGAGTCAGGTGAAGCTGAGGTGCCTTCAATCGCTGAGGTCATCGAGGGcgaggtcgaggcccctaggaccttcaaggctgaggtggcggaggccggggCTTCTAGGGCTTCCGAAGCTGAGGTGGCGGACGCCGGGGCTCCCAGGAACatcgaggccgaggtggcggaggctggagcTCCTGGGACCACTGAGGCCGAG AGCTTGACGTTTGTTCTGCCTATCCaagagctcgaggcccggtccctcgagaagtcgatgttcctccagcgggagagggacgtctgggactag